The sequence GCCCGGGTAGCCGGTGTCACCCTGACCAGCCGCGACAGCAAGAGCGACAACCCGATCCCGCTGGCCGGTGTGCCGCACCACGCGCTCGATACCTACCTGATCCGGCTGCTCAACGCCGGCCTCACCGTTGCCATCTGCGAGCAGACCGAGGACCCGGCCCAGGCCAAGGGCCTCTGGTCAAGCGCGAGGTGGTGGAGGTCATCAGCCCGGGCACGGCCACGACGCCGGAGCTGCTGGACGGCGCCTCGGGGCGTTTCTGCCTGGCCTGGCGGCCGACCGGCGGCGGCAAGGGGGAACTGGGTCCGGGCGCGCCTGCGAGCGGCTGGGCGCTCCTGGACGCCACCACCGGCGAGTTCCGCTGCGGCCTGGAGCGCGCCACGCTGGCCAGCCTGTGCCAGCGCCACCCGGTGCGCGAGGTCATCGTCGGCGAGGACACCGACCCCGAGCGCCTGCACATCTGGCGCGCCGCGCTGCCGGGTGTGGTCATCAATCCGGTCAACACCGCCTGGTTCCACCCGGCCTTCGCGCGCCGCACGCTGCTCGATCATTTCCAGGTGGCCACGCTGACGCCGTACGGCGTGGAGGAGGCCGCGCGCGAGCCCGCTGCGACGGCGGCCGGGGCCGTGCTGCGCTACCTGTCGGCGCTCACGTTGAAGCGCCCGGCCCAGGTCACCAGCCTGCAGTTCAACGCGCCCGGCGACCGCCTGGTGCTCGACGAAGAGACGCTGCGGAACCTCGAGGTCTTCCGCACCTTCCGCGGCGAGCGCGGCCCCGGCACGCTCGTGCACCACATCGACGGCACCGTCACGCCGATGGGAAGGCGCCTGCTCGAGCAGCGCCTGGCTGAAGCATTGACCGACCTCGACGAGTTGAACGGCTGGCATGCCGGTGTCGCCTCGGCGCTCGAGGCCCGGGCGTGGCGGGCCGACCTGCGCGCGGGCCTGCGACGCCTGGGCGACATGGAGCGTCATGCGGCGCGCGCGGCGGCCGGCCGCCTGGGGCCGGCGGGTCTCCGGCAGCTGGGCACGGCGCTCGGGGCACTGGTCGGGCTGAAGGACCTGGCCCTGCGCGACGGCCCGCCCGACCACGCCGTGGCCCGCTGGCTGGGCGGTGTCGGCGAGTTCGGCCCGCTGGGTGTGGCCATCACCGCGACCATCGCCGAGGATGCGCCGGCCACCACGCGCAAGCCGGGCTTCATTGCGGCGGGTGCCGACCCGGAACTCGACAGCTGCCGGGCCGTGGCCGCCGACAGCCGCAGCTTCCTTGCCGGGCTGCAGGCCCGCGAGCGCGAGACATCCGGAATCTCAAGCCTGAAAATAGGTTACAACCGCGTCTTCGGGTATTACTTCGAGGTCACGAACAAGCACCTGGAAAAAGTTCCCGCGCACTACCAGCAGCGCCAGACCCTGGTCAACGCCGGCCGATTCGTGACCGACGAGTTGAAGGACGCCGAGCGCACCATCCTCGAAGCCGAGGAAACCGCCGAGCGCCTCGAGACCGAGCTCTTCCAGGGACTGGTGCGGCAGGTGGCCGAGCTGCTGCCCGCGTTGCGCACGGCCGCCGCCCTCGTCGCGCAGGCCGACCTCATGCTCGGCTTCGCGGAGACGGCCGAACGCCACCGCTACTGCCGGCCCGCCTGCGACGACTCGCTCGAGCTGCGCATCACCGCGGGGCGGCACCCGGTGGTCGAGCAGCTGCTGGGCTCGGACTTCATCGCCAACAACACCGCGCTCGACGGCGAGGGCCACCAGATCGTG comes from bacterium and encodes:
- the mutS gene encoding DNA mismatch repair protein MutS; its protein translation is MEVISPGTATTPELLDGASGRFCLAWRPTGGGKGELGPGAPASGWALLDATTGEFRCGLERATLASLCQRHPVREVIVGEDTDPERLHIWRAALPGVVINPVNTAWFHPAFARRTLLDHFQVATLTPYGVEEAAREPAATAAGAVLRYLSALTLKRPAQVTSLQFNAPGDRLVLDEETLRNLEVFRTFRGERGPGTLVHHIDGTVTPMGRRLLEQRLAEALTDLDELNGWHAGVASALEARAWRADLRAGLRRLGDMERHAARAAAGRLGPAGLRQLGTALGALVGLKDLALRDGPPDHAVARWLGGVGEFGPLGVAITATIAEDAPATTRKPGFIAAGADPELDSCRAVAADSRSFLAGLQARERETSGISSLKIGYNRVFGYYFEVTNKHLEKVPAHYQQRQTLVNAGRFVTDELKDAERTILEAEETAERLETELFQGLVRQVAELLPALRTAAALVAQADLMLGFAETAERHRYCRPACDDSLELRITAGRHPVVEQLLGSDFIANNTALDGEGHQIVLLTGPNMGGKSTYLRQVALITLMAQAGSFVPADGARIGITDRIFTRVGASDNLARGESTFYVEMSETAHILHQMTRRSLVILDEIGRGTATYDGLSLAWAITEHLSAPDGPRPRAIFATHYHELTDLERDLPGLVNFRLDVKEWEGRIVFMHAVVPGRSDKSYGIHVARLAGLPEGVLRRAQDLLATLTAGDERDHDARRPGGASLAADGPGGPGGPSGRQGRGAAIQATLFHEPERDALKALRDLDLERISPVDAFMWLARLKNSLADL